In the genome of Pseudomonas sp. B33.4, the window GCGCCACACGTTGTAAGCCATCAGGAACATGCCGCTGGCGAAGAATGCACCGCCCAGCGCACGAACGATGTAGCCCGGGTGGCTGGCTTGCAGCGCCTCAACGAACGAGTAGGTGAGGGTGCCGTCATCGTTGATTGCACGCCACATCAGGCCCTGAGTGATGCCGTTGACCCACATCGACGCGATGTACAGCACGGTGCCGATGGTCGCGAGCCAGAAGTGTGCGTTGATCAGACCGACACTGTGCATCTGCGCCCGGCCGAACAGTTTCGGGATCATGTGGTAGATCGCGCCGATCGAAATCATTGCCACCCAACCGAGAGCGCCGGCGTGTACGTGGCCGATGGTCCAGTCGGTGTAGTGCGAGAGCGAGTTGACGGTCTTGATCGCCATCATCGGACCTTCGAAGGTCGACATGCCGTAGAACGCCAGCGAGACCACGAGGAAGCGCAGGATCGGGTCGGTGCGCAGCTTATGCCAGGCGCCCGACAGGGTCATCATGCCGTTGATCATGCCGCCCCAGCTTGGCGCCAGGAGGATGATCGACATCGCCATGCCCAGCGATTGTGCCCAATCCGGCAGGGCGGTGTAGTGCAAGTGGTGCGGGCCGGCCCAGATGTACAGGGTGATCAGTGCCCAGAAGTGCACGATCGACAGGCGATACGAGTAGATCGGACGTTCGGCCTGTTTCGGCACGAAGTAGTACATCATCCCGAGGAAACCGGTGGTGAGGAAGAAGCCTACGGCGTTGTGGCCGTACCACCACTGGATCATCGCATCGGTCGCGCCCGAGTAGGCGGAGTAGGACTTGAACAGGTTCACCGGCAGCGACATGTGGTTGACGATGTGCAGCATCGCCGTGACCACGATGAACGCACCGTAGAACCAGTTACCCACGTAGATGTGCTTGGTTTTGCGCTTGGTGATGGTGCCGAAGAACACCAGACCGTAGGTGACCCAGACAATGGCCAGCAAAATGGCGATCGGCCATTCCAGTTCCGCGTATTCCTTGGTGGTGGTGTAACCCAGCGGCAAGGTAATGATTGCGCCGACGATCACCGCTTGCCAGCCCCAGAAGGTGAAGGCGGCGAGGCTGTCGGAGATCAGTCGCGTCTGGCAGGTTCGCTGCACGACATAGTAGGAAGTGGCAAATAGTGCACAACCACCGAAGGCGAAAATCACCAGGTTTGTGTGCAACGGGCGCAGGCGTCCAAAGCTCGTCCACGGCAGACCGAAGTTCAATTCCGGCCAGACCAGTTGCGAGGCGATGAAGACACCGAGCCCCATGCCAAGGATCCCCCAGACCACCGTCATGATGGCGAACTGGCGGACTACCTTATAGTTATAAGCAGTCGGACTGATTGCTGTGCTCATTCTAAGGTTCCACGGTTTGGGTGTTTTATTAGGATTAAAATCGGCCGCAAGTATGCAGAGAGCAGGGGGTCATTGCAACGCGCCATGACCTGGGTCAATGCTTTCCAACGCTGATTCTGCGGCCTTTCCATGCGCCGCGTAAGGACAAAATCGGCCTCGGACAAAATGTCGCAGCGGACGAAAAAAGCGAGGGGTTCAGGTCGCTTGTAACGGGGTGTGTTCAAACGCTCGGTTCGGGTGACGGACGGTGAATGGCACGACAGCCGGTATCTACCGGCGTTTGCGGCCACATCAGTCAGCCGGTTCGCGGAACACAGCAGTCAGCGTTGACCTGGAACCGGCACAAGCCAGTCCGCATCGAGCAAGCGTAGACCCGAATCAGAGGAACCGAAAGGAGAGGGTGCGAAGGGGTGCGACAATGCGTCGCAAAGGGGCTGGATGCTGCCGCACCGAGAATGGTGCGGCAGAGGTGTACGCAATGACTACTTATTGTTGTCTTCAGTAATAAGTTTTTCTGTATTCAATCCGTGCGACAAGCTGTACACATAAGCGGCCAGCAATTGCACTTTATCGTTACCCAACAGTTCGTTCTGCGCCGGCATGTGGCCCTGGCGACCATGGCGAATGGTCTGCTCGAGTTGAGTCAGGCTGGTGCCATAGATAAACCCGGCCGGGTGCGTCAGATTCGGCGCACCCATGGCTTCAGTGCCGTGGCCGGTTGCCCCATGACAGGCTACGCAGGTGGTACTGAACGCTTGCTGTCCGGCTTGCAGGTCGGCCTTGCTGTCGGCGGGCAATGGCAGA includes:
- the ccoN gene encoding cytochrome-c oxidase, cbb3-type subunit I, with product MSTAISPTAYNYKVVRQFAIMTVVWGILGMGLGVFIASQLVWPELNFGLPWTSFGRLRPLHTNLVIFAFGGCALFATSYYVVQRTCQTRLISDSLAAFTFWGWQAVIVGAIITLPLGYTTTKEYAELEWPIAILLAIVWVTYGLVFFGTITKRKTKHIYVGNWFYGAFIVVTAMLHIVNHMSLPVNLFKSYSAYSGATDAMIQWWYGHNAVGFFLTTGFLGMMYYFVPKQAERPIYSYRLSIVHFWALITLYIWAGPHHLHYTALPDWAQSLGMAMSIILLAPSWGGMINGMMTLSGAWHKLRTDPILRFLVVSLAFYGMSTFEGPMMAIKTVNSLSHYTDWTIGHVHAGALGWVAMISIGAIYHMIPKLFGRAQMHSVGLINAHFWLATIGTVLYIASMWVNGITQGLMWRAINDDGTLTYSFVEALQASHPGYIVRALGGAFFASGMFLMAYNVWRTVRASNPVEAEAAAQIAVVGAH